The following is a genomic window from Pseudomonas promysalinigenes.
TGGATCTGGCCGCACGAGCCATGATCACTCGGCGACAACTCGAGCGCCTGTTCAAGCTGTACCTGAATGAAACGCCGAGCGGTTTTTATCTGAGCTTGCGTCTGGACAAGGCACGTCAGCTGCTGTGTCAGACGCAGATGAGCATTACCCAGGTCAGCGTGGCGTGTGGTTTCGAGCTGCCGTCGTATTTCACCCGCCGTTACAAGCGACGCTTTGGCCGCTGCCCACGTGAAGAGCGCCAGGCGCTCAAGCCACAATTGCCGGATCAGAGCTGATCCACATTGCAGAGCGCTTGCAGGCGCTTTTCAACTTGCGATCGCCTCGCCTCGAAAGCCTGAGCATCGAGCTTCGCGCCCAGGTGGTGCAAATGCAGTCTCAGGTGCGTGCGAGGTGAGTCAGGGTCGGTTGCACAGCATAGGTAAAAAACGATTGCCATCTGGCTACCCTCGTCATCCAGGTCAAATTCGATGTGCATGTGCGAACTGGCCGAGGTGTTGCGCAACAAGGCGAGATCTGGCTGTTTCAAACCATGGAGTATGTCGCTGGCAACCCTTCGGAACTTGAGGTTGCGCGCCTGGGGGGCGGGAATCCAGCCGGTGAAGACATCTTGAAACACGGCGTCCGTGGGGACGTAGTCGAGGCTCTTCGCTGTCCGCTGCACCAGTTCGACACCGCTGTCTTCCAGGCTCCGCAAGAAACGGCTGAACCAGCGCTGGCCGTCTTGCTGGCGATCGTACGTCTGGTTGGCCTCCAGCTGTGCCAGGCGAAGGCAGGCATGAAGGTCGTCCAAGGCGTGCGCGGCGGGTTTTGCGGGCATGCTTCTGGCCCCTCGCTGCAAATGTCGGAAGGGATACCCGACGCCGCCAGGGCGACGCCGGGCCCGGGTCAGATGTCCAGTGCCAGGATGTCGAACGCCTGGCTAGCCAGCTTCAGCCTCACGGTTTCGCGCATGGCGTTGAAGTGGCGAACGCTGAACGAGCCTTGCTGGGAAGCCCGGTAAACGCGGGTGTTCGACTTGTCGATAAGGCGACCGGCAGAACCAGCAGCTTTTTCAACCTTGTCATAGCTGAGCTGAACGCTGGTCATGTGCATGATCGGCAGCCCTTGCGGGGTCATTTCGCAAGCCGAAATCTGAATGGTGCTGGATTTGCCCGAAACGCTCAGGCTGCTCTCTTCGAGCAACTGCTGCGCCTTTGGCGTTTGCACGATCACTTCGAAAGAGCGCCTCACACAACGGCTCAGTCGATGGGTGCTGCCAATCTGCACGGTGACGATTTCAGGGGCCAGGGTGGCCAGGGTGTGGGTGTCCTTGTCGAGGGCTTCCTCCACGTGGGCAGCGCCGGTCAGGGTCCAGCCGAACTTGCCTAGGCCATCGTTGTAGAAGTTGTACCACTCGCGCTGTTGGGTTTCTTTGTCGAACTTTTTGTTCGCCGACAGATTCATCAAGCGCATACCATCGAGCACGTCTTCGGCAACGCTGGCAGGTACATCCGGGGCGAAGATGCAGACGGTATTGGCGACCATGACGGCGCGTTCTTCGCCTTCCTTCTTCAGGGCAGCGATGGCGGTGTCCATGTCGGTTTTGCTGATGTTGGAGGTCATATCTTGGTTCCTGTTCAGTACATTCCGGCGCCTCGGGTGAGGCGCTTGGCATGCACTGTGGTTCGGATCGCCAAGACAGATAAGCTGAAAGCTTTTCCTGTTCAGCCGAAGCTTCTATTGCTGGCCGATAGACTGCAGGTACTCCGAGCGGTCATCGCTACGCTGCGCCACGCAGGTATCCCAGGCTGCCTGCAACGCTTTGCTGCCTGGCTTTTCGGCATAGGTTTCGACCTTGCAGTCGGCGTCACGCAGCTGGGTCCACAACTTCTCGGCAGCGTCCATTTTCCCAACAAGGGCACTCGCCTTGTCGCCATCGTCGGCATACTGGTCGCGAATGCGCTGAATCAAGTCGTCATACGCCGACTTCAATTCGCGCTCGGCGGTCTGTTTGTTGAACGCCGCGCAGGCGTAGGTCTGCTGGTCAGTTTCGACGTTGTCGCAGGGGGTGCTTTCTTCTTCGCCGGCCTGTGCGCCCGACACCACGGCCAGCAATACCAGCCATGCCAATGACTTCATCCTTTTCTCCTTAACAAGGCTCACCCATCGGCTGGATTCTCGCTCAGCTACCCGCAAGACGATAGCTCTCTGACGAAATGTTCATCAAGCGGCGGCAGGTGCCGTTATCGCGACTGCCTCTCATTGCCGTACGCCGTGCCAGAGGGCGCGATGTAGCGCATTGACGCTTTCGGCAAACCCCCTGTCGTTTTTGCATCGGGGCGCTGCTGGGCACAGGCATATGCTGGCCTCAAAGCGCCGGCAGAAGATTCGGCGCAGCACAAGTCAATAAAGGGGACAGCCTGATGAGCCCAGCCGAACTTCACGCCGACAGCATCGTCATCGACGGCCTGATCATTGCCAAATGGAACCGCGAGCTGTTCGAAGACATGCGCAAAGGCGGTTTGACTGCGGCCAACTGCACGGTGTCGGTCTGGGAAGGCTTCAAAGCGACTGTCGACAACATCGCCGCCAGCCAGAAACTGATCCGCGAGAACAGCGACCTGGTGATGCCGGTACGCACTACTAGCGAC
Proteins encoded in this region:
- a CDS encoding lysozyme inhibitor LprI family protein, which produces MKSLAWLVLLAVVSGAQAGEEESTPCDNVETDQQTYACAAFNKQTAERELKSAYDDLIQRIRDQYADDGDKASALVGKMDAAEKLWTQLRDADCKVETYAEKPGSKALQAAWDTCVAQRSDDRSEYLQSIGQQ